The following coding sequences are from one Rutidosis leptorrhynchoides isolate AG116_Rl617_1_P2 chromosome 11, CSIRO_AGI_Rlap_v1, whole genome shotgun sequence window:
- the LOC139877219 gene encoding uncharacterized protein isoform X2, whose translation MFRSIKECLTAIYEIGINCSMESPRDRMDINEVFNQLQFVEKTFLRVSSVDAGTETDHSALLSVKAHIRSDPYQIMHTWRDSTHFCNWTGVVCSSRHRRVVKLNLTSGGFSGTISPAVGNLSFLRDLMLRNNSFTGKIPQEVGKLSRLRRLGISINLLSGDIPSNISQCLNLVELDLGGNHFVGNFPNEFELLRKLQIIYVDSNNLVGEIPKFIGNFTSLKIIGGLDNNFHGSIPDTLGELSKLWFFGFGGNNLSGVLPPSFFNISSMKEIDLVYNQIGGNLPQDIAQKFPRLVLFNLPINKFTGLIPVSLSNASNLEVLALDENEFTGSVPSFDRLTRLTWFSVNSNHLGNGNFDDLKFVTSLANCTNLSILGFAANNLGGVLPKTMFNFTQLTNLIVGENMISGSIPYEIGQLVKITSLFMYSNLFTSKIPDSIGNMVNVGVMSLEGNLLSDSIPSSLGNLTLLSILSLHTNNFVGRIPSSLSNCKGLQKLDLHRNKLSGSIPEEIFGLSSLTTTLDLSNNHFVGSLPTEVGKLRNLVSLNISNNMLSGLIPSSLGACTSLVVLSISGNVFEGDIPSTFSSLRGLEILDLSRNNLTGTIPEFLGDFMFFDTLNLSFNGFMGKLPDKGPFRNVSKVSIKGNAKLCGGFPEFQLPQCSISSKKNTISRTMIIIFSVIGVIFVLVVALVSYLIWKRRYSKKVSSGTISDNENFPRISYRVLHEATDGFSSANLIGYGKFSLVYKAILNQNNGLKTVAVKVLKLSVRGADKTFVAECEALRNIRHRNLVKVITSCSGVDYNGNDFKALIYAYMVNGSLDEWLHQNRTVNQDIEEERRSLNFIQRLNVVIDVASALVYIHCQCESPLVHCDIKPSNVLLDVDLVAHLGDFGLARFFQYTAHDSSTSHTNSLGVKGTVGYAAPEYGLGSPTSTYGDIYSFGILILETFTGKHPTHEMFCNGMSLHGYVKMATPNQVMEITDPIQLRTIQEENRRDRETYRSIKECLTAVYQIGINCSMESPTDRMDINDAFNQLRFVKKTFLDSRSNLA comes from the exons TTTCTTCTGTTGATGCTGGAACTGAGACCGATCATTCAGCCTTGTTATCGGTCAAAGCGCATATAAGATCAGACCCATATCAGATAATGCATACATGGAGGGATTCGACCCATTTCTGCAACTGGACTGGTGTTGTGTGTAGTTCAAGGCACAGACGAGTTGTCAAACTTAATTTGACGTCGGGTGGATTTTCGGGTACAATATCACCTGCTGTTGGTAACCTGTCGTTTCTTAGAGACCTTATGCTACGCAACAATAGTTTTACAGGCAAGATCCCACAAGAAGTTGGAAAGTTATCGAGATTAAGAAGGCTAGGAATTTCGATTAATCTTTTATCAGGTGATATTCCTTCGAATATATCTCAGTGTCTAAATCTTGTAGAACTTGATCTTGGTGGGAACCATTTCGTAGGTAATTTTCCTAATGAATTCGAATTGTTGCGTAAGCTACAGATTATTTATGTCGACTCAAATAATCTAGTAGGAGAAATACCCAAGTTTATTGGAAACTTTACGTCTCTTAAGATTATAGGTGGTTTAGATAATAATTTTCATGGAAGTATTCCAGACACTCTAGGAGAGTTGTCTAAATTATGGTTTTTCGGGTTCGGAGGTAATAATCTTTCGGGCGTTTTACCTCCTTCGTTTTTCAATATTTCATCCATGAAGGAAATTGATTTGGTCTACAATCAAATCGGCGGAAATTTGCCACAAGACATTGCACAAAAATTTCCCAGACTCGTACTCTTTAACCTTCCAATAAATAAGTTCACTGGACTTATTCCAGTTTCGTTATCTAATGCCTCAAATCTTGAAGTGCTAGCACTCGATGAAAATGAGTTTACTGGAAGCGTACCAAGTTTCGACCGGCTAACAAGATTGACGTGGTTCTCAGTTAATAGTAATCATCTTGGAAATGGGAATTTTGATGACTTGAAGTTTGTAACCTCTTTGGCTAATTGTACTAACTTAAGTATTTTAGGTTTCGCTGCTAATAATCTCGGAGGAGTTTTGCCAAAAACGATGTTTAACTTTACTCAACTTACGAATCTCATAGTTGGAGAAAATATGATTTCTGGAAGCATCCCTTACGAGATCGGACAACTAGTTAAGATAACTTCATTGTTTATGTACTCAAACCTATTCACTAGTAAAATTCCGGATTCAATTGGGAATATGGTAAACGTCGGTGTAATGTCTCTTGAAGGAAACTTGTTATCAGACTCTATACCCTCGTCATTAGGTAATCTTACCCTGTTAAGCATTCTCAGTCTACATACTAATAATTTCGTGGGACGGATACCATCAAGTTTATCAAACTGTAAAGGCTTGCAGAAGTTGGATCTTCATAGAAATAAGCTCAGCGGGTCCATACCTGAGGAAATTTTTGGTCTTTCCTCCTTGACAACAACCCTAGACCTTTCTAATAACCATTTTGTGGGTTCCCTTCCTACTGAAGTAGGAAAGTTACGAAATTTGGTTTCGCTTAACATTTCGAATAACATGTTGTCAGGGTTGATTCCATCTAGTCTTGGAGCTTGCACGAGTTTGGTTGTACTATCCATTTCGGGGAACGTCTTTGAAGGTGATATTCCATCCACGTTTAGCTCGTTGAGAGGGTTAGAAATTCTCGATCTTTCAAGAAACAACTTAACCGGGACTATCCCTGAGTTCCTAGGAGATTTTATGTTTTTCGACACTTTGAACTTGTCTTTCAATGGTTTTATGGGAAAGTTGCCGGATAAAGGACCTTTTAGAAATGTAAGCAAAGTTTCCATTAAAGGAAATGCTAAACTTTGTGGCGGATTTCCCGAATTTCAGTTGCCCCAGTGTTCAATTTCATCCAAGAAAAACACAATTTCTCGTACCATGATAATCATTTTTTCAGTAATTGGCGTGATTTTCGTGCTAGTTGTGGCTCTGGTTTCTTACTTAATTTGGAAACGAAGATATAGTAAGAAGGTTTCCTCGGGGACTATTTCGGACAATGAAAATTTCCCACGAATTTCTTACAGAGTATTACATGAAGCAACAGACGGATTTTCGTCAGCAAATTTGATCGGTTATGGAAAGTTCAGCCTCGTATATAAGGCGATTTTGAACCAAAACAATGGACTGAAAACTGTTGCTGTGAAGGTACTAAAACTTTCAGTTCGTGGCGCCGATAAGACATTCGTAGCAGAATGTGAAGCTTTGAGAAATATTCGACACAGAAATCTTGTGAAAGTCATAACTTCTTGTTCAGGTGTTGATTATAATGGAAATGACTTCAAGGCTCTTATCTACGCTTATATGGTCAATGGCAGTTTGGATGAGTGGTTACATCAGAATCGGACGGTTAATCAAGATATCGAGGAGGAAAGAAGGTCTTTAAACTTCATTCAGAGGCTGAACGTTGTGATCGATGTGGCTAGCGCCCTAGTTTATATTCATTGCCAGTGTGAATCACCATTGGTTCATTGTGATATTAAACCTAGTAACGTTTTGTTAGATGTCGATTTGGTTGCTCATCTTGGTGATTTCGGCTTGGCAAGATTTTTTCAGTATACTGCACATGATTCTTCAACAAGCCACACAAATTCGCTTGGTGTAAAAGGCACGGTTGGTTATGCTGCTCCTG AATATGGATTGGGTAGTCCAACATCAACATACGGAGATATCTACAGTTTTGGGatcctcattttagagacatttacAGGAAAACACCCTACTCACGAAATGTTCTGTAATGGTATGAGTCTTCATGGTTATGTGAAGATGGCTACACCTAACCAAGTTATGGAGATTACTGATCCCATCCAGTTGAGAACCATACAAGAAGAAAATAGACGTGATCGTGAAACGTATAGGTCCATCAAGGAGTGTCTGACTGCAGTTTATCAAATTGGGATTAATTGCTCAATGGAGTCGCCAACAGATCGGATGGACATCAACGATGCATTTAATCAACTGCGGTTTGTTAAGAAAACTTTCCTTGATAGTAGGAGTAACTTGGCATAA
- the LOC139877219 gene encoding uncharacterized protein isoform X1, which produces MVNGSLDEWLHQNRSLNFIQRLNIVIDVASAMLYIHCQCGSPLVHCDIKPSNVFLDNDLVAHLGDFGLARFFQYVAHDSTTSHTNSLGVKGTIGYAAPVSSVDAGTETDHSALLSVKAHIRSDPYQIMHTWRDSTHFCNWTGVVCSSRHRRVVKLNLTSGGFSGTISPAVGNLSFLRDLMLRNNSFTGKIPQEVGKLSRLRRLGISINLLSGDIPSNISQCLNLVELDLGGNHFVGNFPNEFELLRKLQIIYVDSNNLVGEIPKFIGNFTSLKIIGGLDNNFHGSIPDTLGELSKLWFFGFGGNNLSGVLPPSFFNISSMKEIDLVYNQIGGNLPQDIAQKFPRLVLFNLPINKFTGLIPVSLSNASNLEVLALDENEFTGSVPSFDRLTRLTWFSVNSNHLGNGNFDDLKFVTSLANCTNLSILGFAANNLGGVLPKTMFNFTQLTNLIVGENMISGSIPYEIGQLVKITSLFMYSNLFTSKIPDSIGNMVNVGVMSLEGNLLSDSIPSSLGNLTLLSILSLHTNNFVGRIPSSLSNCKGLQKLDLHRNKLSGSIPEEIFGLSSLTTTLDLSNNHFVGSLPTEVGKLRNLVSLNISNNMLSGLIPSSLGACTSLVVLSISGNVFEGDIPSTFSSLRGLEILDLSRNNLTGTIPEFLGDFMFFDTLNLSFNGFMGKLPDKGPFRNVSKVSIKGNAKLCGGFPEFQLPQCSISSKKNTISRTMIIIFSVIGVIFVLVVALVSYLIWKRRYSKKVSSGTISDNENFPRISYRVLHEATDGFSSANLIGYGKFSLVYKAILNQNNGLKTVAVKVLKLSVRGADKTFVAECEALRNIRHRNLVKVITSCSGVDYNGNDFKALIYAYMVNGSLDEWLHQNRTVNQDIEEERRSLNFIQRLNVVIDVASALVYIHCQCESPLVHCDIKPSNVLLDVDLVAHLGDFGLARFFQYTAHDSSTSHTNSLGVKGTVGYAAPEYGLGSPTSTYGDIYSFGILILETFTGKHPTHEMFCNGMSLHGYVKMATPNQVMEITDPIQLRTIQEENRRDRETYRSIKECLTAVYQIGINCSMESPTDRMDINDAFNQLRFVKKTFLDSRSNLA; this is translated from the exons TTTCTTCTGTTGATGCTGGAACTGAGACCGATCATTCAGCCTTGTTATCGGTCAAAGCGCATATAAGATCAGACCCATATCAGATAATGCATACATGGAGGGATTCGACCCATTTCTGCAACTGGACTGGTGTTGTGTGTAGTTCAAGGCACAGACGAGTTGTCAAACTTAATTTGACGTCGGGTGGATTTTCGGGTACAATATCACCTGCTGTTGGTAACCTGTCGTTTCTTAGAGACCTTATGCTACGCAACAATAGTTTTACAGGCAAGATCCCACAAGAAGTTGGAAAGTTATCGAGATTAAGAAGGCTAGGAATTTCGATTAATCTTTTATCAGGTGATATTCCTTCGAATATATCTCAGTGTCTAAATCTTGTAGAACTTGATCTTGGTGGGAACCATTTCGTAGGTAATTTTCCTAATGAATTCGAATTGTTGCGTAAGCTACAGATTATTTATGTCGACTCAAATAATCTAGTAGGAGAAATACCCAAGTTTATTGGAAACTTTACGTCTCTTAAGATTATAGGTGGTTTAGATAATAATTTTCATGGAAGTATTCCAGACACTCTAGGAGAGTTGTCTAAATTATGGTTTTTCGGGTTCGGAGGTAATAATCTTTCGGGCGTTTTACCTCCTTCGTTTTTCAATATTTCATCCATGAAGGAAATTGATTTGGTCTACAATCAAATCGGCGGAAATTTGCCACAAGACATTGCACAAAAATTTCCCAGACTCGTACTCTTTAACCTTCCAATAAATAAGTTCACTGGACTTATTCCAGTTTCGTTATCTAATGCCTCAAATCTTGAAGTGCTAGCACTCGATGAAAATGAGTTTACTGGAAGCGTACCAAGTTTCGACCGGCTAACAAGATTGACGTGGTTCTCAGTTAATAGTAATCATCTTGGAAATGGGAATTTTGATGACTTGAAGTTTGTAACCTCTTTGGCTAATTGTACTAACTTAAGTATTTTAGGTTTCGCTGCTAATAATCTCGGAGGAGTTTTGCCAAAAACGATGTTTAACTTTACTCAACTTACGAATCTCATAGTTGGAGAAAATATGATTTCTGGAAGCATCCCTTACGAGATCGGACAACTAGTTAAGATAACTTCATTGTTTATGTACTCAAACCTATTCACTAGTAAAATTCCGGATTCAATTGGGAATATGGTAAACGTCGGTGTAATGTCTCTTGAAGGAAACTTGTTATCAGACTCTATACCCTCGTCATTAGGTAATCTTACCCTGTTAAGCATTCTCAGTCTACATACTAATAATTTCGTGGGACGGATACCATCAAGTTTATCAAACTGTAAAGGCTTGCAGAAGTTGGATCTTCATAGAAATAAGCTCAGCGGGTCCATACCTGAGGAAATTTTTGGTCTTTCCTCCTTGACAACAACCCTAGACCTTTCTAATAACCATTTTGTGGGTTCCCTTCCTACTGAAGTAGGAAAGTTACGAAATTTGGTTTCGCTTAACATTTCGAATAACATGTTGTCAGGGTTGATTCCATCTAGTCTTGGAGCTTGCACGAGTTTGGTTGTACTATCCATTTCGGGGAACGTCTTTGAAGGTGATATTCCATCCACGTTTAGCTCGTTGAGAGGGTTAGAAATTCTCGATCTTTCAAGAAACAACTTAACCGGGACTATCCCTGAGTTCCTAGGAGATTTTATGTTTTTCGACACTTTGAACTTGTCTTTCAATGGTTTTATGGGAAAGTTGCCGGATAAAGGACCTTTTAGAAATGTAAGCAAAGTTTCCATTAAAGGAAATGCTAAACTTTGTGGCGGATTTCCCGAATTTCAGTTGCCCCAGTGTTCAATTTCATCCAAGAAAAACACAATTTCTCGTACCATGATAATCATTTTTTCAGTAATTGGCGTGATTTTCGTGCTAGTTGTGGCTCTGGTTTCTTACTTAATTTGGAAACGAAGATATAGTAAGAAGGTTTCCTCGGGGACTATTTCGGACAATGAAAATTTCCCACGAATTTCTTACAGAGTATTACATGAAGCAACAGACGGATTTTCGTCAGCAAATTTGATCGGTTATGGAAAGTTCAGCCTCGTATATAAGGCGATTTTGAACCAAAACAATGGACTGAAAACTGTTGCTGTGAAGGTACTAAAACTTTCAGTTCGTGGCGCCGATAAGACATTCGTAGCAGAATGTGAAGCTTTGAGAAATATTCGACACAGAAATCTTGTGAAAGTCATAACTTCTTGTTCAGGTGTTGATTATAATGGAAATGACTTCAAGGCTCTTATCTACGCTTATATGGTCAATGGCAGTTTGGATGAGTGGTTACATCAGAATCGGACGGTTAATCAAGATATCGAGGAGGAAAGAAGGTCTTTAAACTTCATTCAGAGGCTGAACGTTGTGATCGATGTGGCTAGCGCCCTAGTTTATATTCATTGCCAGTGTGAATCACCATTGGTTCATTGTGATATTAAACCTAGTAACGTTTTGTTAGATGTCGATTTGGTTGCTCATCTTGGTGATTTCGGCTTGGCAAGATTTTTTCAGTATACTGCACATGATTCTTCAACAAGCCACACAAATTCGCTTGGTGTAAAAGGCACGGTTGGTTATGCTGCTCCTG AATATGGATTGGGTAGTCCAACATCAACATACGGAGATATCTACAGTTTTGGGatcctcattttagagacatttacAGGAAAACACCCTACTCACGAAATGTTCTGTAATGGTATGAGTCTTCATGGTTATGTGAAGATGGCTACACCTAACCAAGTTATGGAGATTACTGATCCCATCCAGTTGAGAACCATACAAGAAGAAAATAGACGTGATCGTGAAACGTATAGGTCCATCAAGGAGTGTCTGACTGCAGTTTATCAAATTGGGATTAATTGCTCAATGGAGTCGCCAACAGATCGGATGGACATCAACGATGCATTTAATCAACTGCGGTTTGTTAAGAAAACTTTCCTTGATAGTAGGAGTAACTTGGCATAA